The genomic window GCCAATCCCGCTTGGTGCGGGCCTGATACCGCGCCCTCTCAACGCTCTTTCCGAAAACAGCGTAATCTACGATTTTTACTTTTGCAAATTTTCCGTTTTCAGCGTAAATCCGAAAGCAATGATAATCAACGTCCCCGCGGGGACAGGAGGCACGATGTTCACCCATGAGGACCTGAGCAAGCTGCAGGCGCAATCCTTGCGCATGCAGGGGTTCATCCGGCAGCAGACCTATTCGCCCGAGCGCGAGAAAACCCTGCGCCGCTTCTCCAGTTGGGAGGTGGCGGAGCTGATCTTCAAGGTCAACCAATCCACCTTGCGCGGCCGGCTCGCCGCCGACCCCACCCTGCCGCAGGGCTATGTGGAAGAAGACGGCCGCCAGCGCTGGTACAGCCTTGAAGAGATCAACGAGATCCGCCGCCGCCTGAAGGTCTCCCGCAAATCGCTGATGCCGCCCCGCCCCACCGGCAAGCGCGCCATCCGCGCCGCCATCGCCAACTTCAAGGGCGGTGCAGGCAAATCCACCGTGGCGCTGCATTTCGCCCATGCCGCGGCGCTGGATGGCTACCGCGTGCTCTGCGTGGATTTCGACCCGCAGGCAACGCTCTCCCACTCCATGGGCCTCACCGATGTGGCCGAGGAATACACCGTCTGGGGCATCATGGCGCGCGATCTGGTGCAGGAAACCGAACGGATGAACTCCGCTGCGCGCGGGGCTGAAAGCGGCACCGCCCTGCCCCAGCGCCGCCTGCCCGCTTCGATCACCGGCATGGGCCTCTCCGATCTGCGCGACGCCGATTTCATCAAGCCGACGAACTGGCCCACGATCGATCTCATTCCCTCCTGCGCCAATGCCGCCTTCGTGGAGTTTGCCTCCGCGCAATACCGGCACCTGAACCCAGAGTGGTCCTTCTTCGCCGCCGTGCGCCGCTACCTCGATCACCTGCCCGCCGACGCTTATGATCTGGTGATCTTCGATTGCCCCCCGGCCATCGGCTACCAGTCGATGAACGCCGTCTTCGCCGCCGATGTGCTCTATATTCCCTCCGGCCCCGGCTATTGGGAATATGATTCCACTACCTCCTTCATCGGCCAGCTCGCCGAGGCGCTCGAGGATCTCTCCGCCTTCAGCGGCCCCGTCCCGGCGGGGACAGGCAGCCCCGAGAAAGCCTTCCAGGACATCCGCTTCCTGCTCACCCGTTTTGAGCCCGGGAATGATCTGCACCGCGCGATGCGTTCGGCCTTTGAGAAGGTCTTTGGCGAAAGACTGGCCACCCACCCGATCGAGATGACCCGCGCCGTCGAGCAATCCGGGCGCTTCCTCGCCTCGATCTACGAAACCGATTACCGCGATATGACGCGCGAAACCTGGCGCCGGGCGCGCTCCTCCTTCGATCAGGCTTACGAGGAGTTCCGCACCCATATGCTGGCGGCCTGGGAAAACCTGGAGGATGAGGCATGAGCAAGCGCCGGATGTTCGATATCGATTTCCCGTCCGGGGAAGACGAAACGCCCGTCCCCGCGGGGACGGATGCGCCCGAGGCCAAGCCCGCGCGCCGCGGCCCGATGGCCAGCGCCATCAGCGAAAACGCCGAAGCCCTACGGCAGCGCCAACAGGCCGAGGCGGCGATCCAGCAGGAAAACACCGCGCTTGCCGAGGAATACGTGCGGCTCAAGAAACAAGGGCTGATCGTCGATGCGCTGCCGCTTGATCAGATCCGCAGCGAGAAGCTGACGCGGGACCGCAGCGCCAGCCGCGACCCGGAGCTTGACGAGCTGAAGGAGTCGATCCGCGCAATTGGGCTTTCGAACCCGATCCGGGTGGAGCAGGTCGAAGGCGGCTACGAACTTGTGCAGGGCTTCCGGCGGCTCTCAGCTTTCCGCGAACTCTTCGAGGAGACCGGCGATGCGGCCTATGCCAAAATCCCTGCCGGCTTGCTGCCGAAGGGGGAGGGGCTCGATGCGCTCTATCGCCGGATGGTCGATGAGAACCTCGTGCGCCGCGATATCTCCTTCGCCGAGATGGCGGCGCTCGCGGTCAATTACGCCGCCGATCCCGGAACCGATTGCGACAGCGTGGAGGAGGCCGTAGCGCGGCTCTACGCTTCCGCCGGGCGTCAAAAGCGCGCCTATATCCGCCACTTCGCGGTGCTGCTCGGCGCGGTCGGCGAACGGCTGAAATTCCCCGAGGCAATCCCCCGCGCGCTGGGGCTCGATCTGGAGAAGAAGCTCGTGTCGGACTCAGGCCAATCCGCCCGCCTGCGTTCGCGGCTTGCCGCCGCGATGGCCACCACGGCGGAGGCCGAGCTGGAGGTGCTGCGCGGCTTCCTGAAAGAGGCCGCGCCAAAGCCCAGCCGCGAAAGGGCGGGGGCGGCGGAGAAGGTGAAAACAACCTTCCGCCTCTCCGTCCCCGCGGGGACAGTGCGCTGCAGCGCCACCAAGGGCCGGCTGGAGCTACGCTCGGAGCGGGACTATTCCAGCATCGATCGCGCCCGCCTCGAAAAAGCGCTCGCCGCCTTCCTTGCCGCGCTGGACGAGTAAACCAAACGCCCCCGGAAGCGTCCCCGATGCTTCCGAAATTCACCTAATGCATTGAAAAATATAAAAAATTTTTCCAAAGGCGCACCTCTGCCCCCTGTCCCCGCGGGGACGCCCCTTCATTCCTCTCGCTTTAAATACCTCGGGGGTGCGGGGGCAGAGCCCCCGCTCCGTCAAAAAAACAGCCGCACCAGCCCCAGGGTGATCGGCGGGAAACCCACCAAAATCGCGATGCGCAGGATGTCGGACAGCACGAAGGGCAGGGCACCCCGGCAGGTCTCGCCGATACGCACATCGCGCGACAGGGCGTTGATGACGAAGAGGTTCATGCCCACGGGCGGCGTGATCAGCCCGATCTCCGCACTCATCAACACGAGGATGCCAAACCAGATGCCCACCTCGGCGGGCGGGATGCCGAAATCCAGTTGCGTGATGATCGGGATGAAAATCGGCACGGTGAGAAAGATCATCGCCAGCGAATCCATCACCGTTCCCAGCACCAGATAGAGCAGCAGCATGCCGATCAGAATGGTCCAGGGGCTCAGACCCGAGGTGAGGAAATAACCTGCCAGCGTCTGCGGCACGAGGGCGGAGGAGAGGAAGGAATTGTAAAAGCCTGCCGCCAGCACGATGAAGAAGATCATCGCCGAGGTCTGCGCGGTGGCCAACAGGGAGTTGCGCAGCCCCGCCAAATCCAGCCCCCGGTTGGCCACGGCCACAAGCGCGGTGCCGGCCACGCCCACGGCGGCGGCGGCGGTGGGGGAGAAGACACCGGTGTATATGCCGCCGATCACGGCGAGAAAGATCAGCATCACCGGCCAGACGTCCACGAGGGCAGCGCAACGCTCCGCAAGGCTGCGCTTGGGGATCGTGTTGCCCCAGTCCGGCACCAGCCGCGTGTAGATCGCGATTGTGAGCATATAGCCAAACATCGCCAGCAGGCCGGGCACCAGCGCGGCGGTGAAGAGCTTCTCGATGTTTTCTTCCGCCAGGATCGCGTAGACGACCAGCACGATGGAGGGCGGAATCAGGATGCCGAGCGTGCCGCCCGCCGCCAGTGAACCCGTCGCCAGCGCGCCCGAATAGCCGCAGCGGCGCAGCTCGGGCAGGGCGACCTTGCCCATGGCCGAGGCCGTCGCCAGCGAGGAGCCGCAGACCGCGCCAAAGCCCGCCGACGCCCCGATGGCCGCCATCGCGACGCCGCCCTTGCGGTGCCCAAGCCAGGCTTCCGCCGCCCTGAACAAGGCCGTGGACATGCCGCCGCGCGTGGCGAACTCGCTCATCAGCAGAAACAGCGGGATGATCGAGAGGGAATAGTTCGTGAACGTGCCGTAGGTAAATGTTTTCAATTGGTTATCCACCATCCGCATGTCACCGGCGAGGATGTAGGTGCCCATCAGCCCAACGCCGAACATGGCGGCGGCGAGCGGGATGCGGAAGGCGATCAGCACGAGCAGCACGCCGAAGCTCGCCAGCCCGATCTGGAAGTCGGTCATCACCGAGGTCAGGAACGCGGCCATAGATCACGCCGCCCCGGATTTGAGGATCAGCGCCCGCGCACTGCGTAGCACGCAGAAGCAGGCGATCACGAAGAAGGCGGCCACGCAGGCTTCGGCGACGATATAGGTCGGCCAGAGCTTGATGCCGAGGATCTGGCTTTCCTGCGCATCACGCAGGCGCTCGCCGATCACGCCCCAGTTCCCGGCCATAACCTCGGTCATCAAAGTCTCCTCGCTGCGCCGCGCGGGGCGCAGGATCTGGAACCACTGGCGGGTCAGGATCAGGTAGGCGATGGCGGCAAGCGAGAGGTCGGCGAGCAGATCCAGCCAGCGGTTGAAACCGGGTGAGAAGCGCGGCTCAAACAGGTCGATGCGGATATGGCCGCGCCGGATCATGGCCCAGGGCAGGGCGGCAAAGAGCGCAAAGCCCACGCCGTAGGTCACCAGTTCTTCCTCCCCCAGAATGGGCCCTGTCCAGCCCAGCGGGCCGGTGATCGGATCGAGCAGGCGGCCTGCGAGTTTCAGCAGGATGCTGAGGCAGGTGATCAGCGTGGCAAACAGCAGCCCAAGCCCGCCGAGCACGGCAAGCCCTCCGGCAAATCGGGTAAGCGCGGTTTCAAGGCGGTCAAACATGGGGGGGATCCGAAAGCAGGGGAGGCGCGCCGCGAGAGGCGCCCCCGCCGGTTCACTGGTTGGCGGCGATCAGGCCTTGGGCCTGTTCGATCAGCGCATCGCCGTCGATACCTTCCCCGCCCGCGCGCTCCACGAAACGCGTCCAGACAGGGGCGGCGGCGTCGATCCAGCGGGAGACTTCGGCCTCGTCCAGCGTGATCAGCGTGTTGCCCGCCTTCTCGGCTAGGCTGCGCCCAAAGGCATCGGCCCCGACCATCACCTCGCCCGCGGTGGCCGACAGCGCCTTGCCGGTCTCGGCGTCAAGGATCGCGCGCAGATCATCGGGCAGGCCCTCGTAGCTGTCCCAATTCATCGCCAGCACGAAGGCGGCGGTGTAGAGCGCCTTGCTGCCGCCGATCTCGGTGTGGTTGGTCACAAGCTCGGCAAGCCGGATTGAAGGCGTCACCTCCCACGGGATCACCGTGCCGTTGATCACGCCCTTGGAGAGGTTTTCAGGGATCGCGGGCAGGGGCATGCCCACCGGGTTCGCGCCCAGTTCGCCCAGCAGATCGGTGACAAGCCGCGTCGGCCCGCGAAGATCCTTCCCGGCGAGATCTTCCAGTGTCTCAACCGGTTCGGCGGTGTGGATCACGCCGGGGCCATGGACCCAGGCCGCCAGCACCTTCACATCGGCAAATTCACCGTCCTGAAGATCGCTCTCCACCAGATCCCAGAAGGCTTTGGAGGTGGCCACGGAGTCTTCCATGATGAAGGGCAGTTCGAACACCTCGGTGTGGTTGAAGCGGCCCGGCGTGTAGCCCGGCAGCGTGAGGACCGCGTCCACCGCGCCGTCGGAGGCCTGATCGAACAGGTCGGGCGGGCCACCGCCCAGCGACATGCTGTCAAACACCTGCACCTCGATGCGGCCGTCGGAGGCCTCCTTGATGCGCTCGGCAAAGGGCACAAGGAACTGGCTGTGCAGCGGTGCCTTGGCCGACATGAAATGATGCACGCGCAGGGTGACCTCCTGCGCCTGAGCGGCGAAGGCGGTGCTGGCCAGCGCGAGCGCGGAAAGCGTGAGTTTCAGGTTCATCCTATCCTCCCTGGATGGTTGCGGTTTGGGCCGCCTGCGCCTTCTACGCGGGGCAGGGCGGCGGGGTGTGCGCGCGGGCTAGGGCAGCCCGGCGGAAAGATCGGTGAGCAGGCGGGCGACGGCCTCTGGCGCTTCGATGCAGGGCAGGTGGCCGATGCCTTTTAGGCAATGATACTGCGCGCCGGGCAGGCGGGCGGCGAGGGCCTGCACCACCTCCGGCGGCGTGGCAAGATCGCTGCCGCCTGCAAGGCAGAGCGCGGGGCAGGTGAGCTGTGCAGTCGAGGCCCCGAGATCTACGTCGCGGATCGCTTCGCAGGTGGCACGGTAGCCCGCTTGCGGCGTGCGGGTGAGCATGGCGCGGTAGCCTTCCAGTTCCGCCGCGCGCGTGGTGTGGAAATCGGGCGAGAACCAGCGTTCGAGTATGGCATCGGCCATGGGCCCAAGCCCGCCTTTGTCCAGCGTGGCGATGCGGGCGTTCCACGTGGCATCGTCGCCGATCTTGAAACCGGTGTTGGAGAGCAGCAAGCCCGTCACCAGATCGGGGCGGGTGGCGGCCAGTTGCTGCGCGATCAGCCCGCCGACGGAGACGCCGCAGATTAGCGCGTCCCGTAGCCCCAGCGCATCCATCAGCGCGGCCAGATCCACGGCGTGATCGGCAATCGACACCGCGCCAAGCTGCGAAAGCCCGTGGCCGGATTTGTCATACCGCAGGGTGGGCGTGCCGTCCGGCAGGCGGGCCAAGACGCCGTCCCAGATGCGGAAGTCGGTGCCCAGCGAGTTGGCGAAAACGATGGGCCGCGCCGCGTCTGTGCCGGGGCTCAAGGCGTAGTGCAGCACGCGGGTGCCGGTATCCAGAAAGGCGGGCATCTCAGGCGGCCCTCAGGCTTAGAATGCTGCGGGCCTCTTGTGGGGTCGCCACGGGGCGCTCATGGGCCTCGCAGACCTCCACCGCGCGTTTCACCAGCGCGGCGTTGGAGGGGGCGAGGGTGGCTTTGTCGAGCCGGACGTTGTCCTCCAGCCCGGTGCGGACATGCCCGCCCGCCGCCACGGCCCATTCGTTGAGCGTGATCTGGTGGCGGCCGATCCCGGCGGCGCACCACGGGGCATCAGTGCCAAACAGGCGGTGGACAGTTTTGATATAGAAATCAAACACTTCGCGATCCACCGGCATGGCGTTCTTCACCCCCATGACGAATTGCACATAGGGCGTGCCCAGCAGTTCGCCGGCTTCCGCCATCTCCTGGGCGCGGAAGATGTGGCTCAGATCGAAGGCCTCGATCTCGGGCTTCACATCGTAGGTGCGCATCTCGCTCGCGAGCCATGACACAAGATCCGGCGGGTTCTCATAGACGCGGGTGGGGAAGTTGTTGGATCCCACCGAGAGCGAGGCCATGTCGGGGCGCAGCGGCAGCATCCCGCCGCGCGCCTGCCCCGCGCCGGAGCGCCCGCCGGTGGAGAGCTGAACGATCATGCCAGGGCAATGGGCTTCGATCCCTTCCTTCAGGGCGGCGAATTTCTCCGGGTCCGAGGACGGGCTGCCATCGTCGTTGCGCACGTGGCAATGGGCGATCGCGGCCCCGGCCTCGAAGCTTTCGTGCACGCTCTCCACCTGCTCGGGCACGGTGATCGGCACGGCGGGGTTGTCGGATTTTTGGGCAACGGAGCCGGTGATGGCGACGCAGATGATGCAGGGTGTTTTCGCGGGATCAGACATTGCGGGCCTCAGATATCGAAGAACACGGTTTCGTCCTCGCCTTGCAGGCGGATGTCGAAACGGTAGACGGGCAGGGGGCCGCCATCAATGCGCGCGGCGATGAGCGTGGCGCGGCGGTGTTCCCATTCGATGAGGGTGAGCACCGGATCGGCGGCATTGGCAGTGGCTTCATCGGCGAAGTACATCCGCGTGTTGAGCCCGATGTTGATGCCGCGCGCCACCAGCCAGAGGTTGAGATGCGGGGCCTGCAGCGCGCCGCCCCGGCCCTTGCTCGCGCCGGGTTTCACGGTTTCAAAGGCCCAGACTCCGGTGTCGAAATCGGTGATCACGCGGCCCCAGCCGCGAAAGCCCTCTTCCACCGCGCCGCCGCCTTCGGGGTGGGCGTAATGGCCTTGGGCATTGGCCTGCCAGACCTCCAGCAGCACGTCCTTGATCGGCGCGCCCATGCCGTCGGTCACCACGCCCTCCACCCGGATGCGCTCGCCTTCTGCGTTCGGCCCGGTGATGTCGTGGCCGAGTTCCTCGCGGTAGATGTCAAACCCCGCCGCCCCCGGCGCAAGGCCGATGTGGACGTAGGGCCCTGCCGTTTGGGAGGCGGTTTCCTTCAGGTACTCAAGCTTCTGCGCCATGTCAGTTGCCCTCCATGCGGTTCTCAAACATCGTGGAGCGGCGGCCGCGCAGGATGATGTCGAACTTATAGGCGATGGAATCCAGCGGCACGGTGGCGTTGAGATCGAGCTTTGCGGTGAGCTGGTCGATGGCTTGGGCATCGGGGATCGTCTGCACGATGGGGCAGATCGGGATCAGCGGATCGCCTTCGAAATAGCATTGCGTGATCAGCCGCTGCAGGAAGCCCGACCCGAAGACGGACACATGGATATGCGCGGGCCGCCAGTTGTTGACCATGTTGCGCCACGGGTAGGCACCGGGTTTCACGGTGCGGAAGGCGTAATGGCCGGTCTCATCGGTCAGCGTGCGCCCGCAGCCGCCGAAATTCGGATCGATGGGCGCGAGGTAGGTGTCCTTCTTGTGGCGGTAGCGCCCGCCCGCGTTGGCCTGCCAGATCTCGATCAGCGTGTTGGGCACGGGCTTTGCGTTCTCATCCAGTACGCGGCCATGCAGGATGATGCGCTCGCCGATGGGGCTTTCGCCGGGTTTGGCGTAGTTGCTGAGCAGGTCATTGTCGCCGGCGTCGATGTCGCTATGGCCAAAGCGCGGACCGGTGATCTCGGAGACGGTGTTTTCCAGCGAAATCAAGGCGTAGCGCGGGGAGCGGGCGACGGAGGTCTTGTAGCCCGGTGTCAGGGCCGGGGGCTGGAGGCTGCGGTCGCGCTGGTAGTAATCGCCGGTATTTTTCATGCGCCTTCCTCCAGTTCCGCGAAGGTTTCCTTGGCCAGTTTGATCGCGTGGTTGGCGCGGGGCACCCCGGCGTAGACGGCCACATGCAGGAAGGCCTGCATCACGTCCTCCGGGCTGGCCCCGGTGCGGGCGCAGGCGCGGATGTGCATCGGGATCTCCTCGAAATTGCCGGTGGCGGCGAGCAGAGCCAGCGTGAGCATGGAGCGTTCGCGGCGGGTGATGGTGTCATCGGCCCAGAGCGTGCCCCAGGCGCCCTCGGTGATCAGTGTCTGGAAGGGGGCGTCGAAGGGCGTTTTGGCGGCGTCGGCGCGGGCGACGTGATCCTCGCCCAGCACCTCCCGGCGCACGTCCATGCCTGTGTCAAAACGGCTGTTGCTCATCACAAAATCCTTTCGCGGCTCAATAGGGCAGGCCCACGTAGTTTTCGGCCATGGCCCGCTGGGCGGCGGTGTTGGCGCGCAGGAACTCCAGCTCGGCGATCTGCATTTTCAGATCGAAGGCCGATTGATCGGGGTAGCGGTGCAGCAGGCTGGAAAACCACCAGCTGAAGCGTTCTGCCTTCCAGACACGAGCGAGCGCCTTTTCGGAATAGGCCTCAAGCCCGGCCTCGCTGCCGCTTTCATAAAAGGCGCGCAGGCCGGTGTAGAGGTAATGCACATCGCTGGCCGCCGTGTTGAGCCCCTTGGCCCCGGTGGGCGGCACGATATGGGCGGCGTCGCCACAGAGGAAAAGCCGCCCCCAGCGCATCGGCTCGGTGACGAAGGAGCGCAGCGGCGCGATGGATTTCTCGATCGAGGGCCCGGTAACAAGCCGCCCGGCGATGTCGGCCGGAAGGCGGCGCTTGAGCTCCTGCCAGAAGGCCGCATCGCTCCAGTCGCCGGGGGCGTCCGAGAGCGAGCACTGGATGTAGTAGCGGCTCAGGTGATCGTTGCGCATGGAGCAAAGCGCAAAGCCGCGCGGGGAGTTGGCGTAGATCAGTTCAGGATAAACGGGGGGCGTTTCGCTTAGCACGCCGAGCCAGCCGAAGGGGTAAACCTTCTCATACTCGCGCCGCACGGAGAGCGGGATCGTCTGGCGGCTCACGCCGTGGAAGCCGTCGCATCCGGCGATGAAATCGCAGCTCACGCGGTGGCTTTCGCCGTGCTTTGTGTAGGTGACATGGGGGCTGTCGGTCTCGGCGCCGTGGATCACCACGTCTTCCACCTCAAAGGCAATAGGCCCGCCTGCCGCCTCGCGCGCCTCGTAGAGATCGCGGGTCACTTCCGTCTGGCCGTAGACGATCACCGGCGTGCCGGTGTGTTCGGTGAAATCGAGGCGGAACATCTCATCCCCGTAGGCGATGCAGGTGCCATCATGCACGAAGCCCTCGCGGTGCAGGCGTGCCGCGCAGCCTGCCTCTTCCAGCAAGGCCACGAGCCCCTGTTCCAGAACGCCCGCGCGGATGCGGCCAAGCACATGGGCCTTCGTCTTGCGCTCCAGCACGAGGCTCTCGATGCCGCGCTTGTGCAGAAGCTGCGCGAGCAGAAGCCCCGAGGGGCCGCCGCCGATGATGACAACGGGGTGATGCACGCGCCGATCCTCCTCCCTTTTGGTCCGGCCCCAGTCTGGTCCCAGTCTGGCCCGAGCAGGATAGCGCCTGCCGGTGGGAGAAGGCTAATCATGCAAATCGCAGATGAATATTGATAGTTTTGTGTTAATTCATAATCATACGGATATGAATCTCGACTCCCATATGCGCCTGCGCCATGTGCGCTGTTTTCTGGAGGTGGCCCGCGCGCAGAGCGTGTCGCGCGCCGCTGAAGCCCTGCACATCACCCAGCCGGCGGTGTCGCGCAGCCTGAAGGAGTTGGAGGCGATGCTGGGCACGCCGCTGTTTGATCGCGTAGGTCGGGGGCTGCGGCTGAACGAGGCGGGGCGGGTGTTTCAGGCCCATGCCTCGGCGGCGATGGTGGAGTTGATGCGCGGGCAGGAACGGCTGGCGCAGGAGGGCGATCTGTCCCGGCGGCTGTCGATCGGGGCCTTGCCGACGGCCTCGTCGCAATTGCTGCCCCGTGCCGCCCTCGCGTTCCGGGAAGAGATGCCCCATGTGCGGCTGCATATCCTGACCGGGCCGAATGGCTTGCTGTTCAACCAGCTGCGCGATGGCGAGGTGGATCTGGTACTGGGCCGGATGCCAGAGCGGGAGGCGGGTGCGGGCGTGAGCTTTCAGCAGCTCTACATCGAGGACGTGGTGCTCGTCTGCCGCCCCGGCCACCCGATCCTGAACGAGGCCCGGCCCGAGCAGGCCATCGCCGCCCATGAACTGATCCTGCCCCCGACGGGCGCGGTGATCTGGGAGACGGTTCAGCGCTATCTGGCGAGCATCGGCCTGCCGGAGCGGCGCGCGGGGATCGAGACGGTTTCGCTGCCGGTGGGGCGGGGGATCGTGGGGCTGTCGGACGCGCTCTGGTTCATCTCGCGCGGGGTGGTGGCGGTGGAACTCGCGGCGGGCAGTCTCGTGGCGGTGGATCTGGCCAGCCCGCTCCTTTCTGGCCCCGTGGGGATCAGCGTGGCGCGGGCCGCACCGATCAGCGTGGAGCGCAGCGTCTTTGCCGATTGCCTGCGCGCGGTGGCGGGCGGGGCATGAGCCACCGCCCGTTTCCGCCTGCGTTTAGGTTTTGCGCGTGATGCAGGCCACGCCGCAACGGCCCAGTTCGGGGCTGCCGAAGGCGAAATCCTCTGCGCCGAAAAGGGCGGTGAGGTCCACCGGATCGCCGCTGTAGTTGAACAGGAAGCGGTGGGGGCCGTTGTCGCGCAGGCGCACGTCGGGGGGCAGGTCGAGCCACGCTACGCCCGCCGCGTCCAGCACATGGCGCATGAGGCGATCAAAGGCGGGCTCGTCCGGGCGGCCCGGCAGGTAGAAGGCGCGGCCCTGTTGCAGGAGCGCCGGTGTGCCGTCCACGGTTTCCTCGACCACGGTGACGCCCGCGCCGGGCTCCACGAACTCGCGCCAGCCCGCGAATGCGCCGCCCTTGGCGAGCGGGATCGGCGCGAAGGGGCGGCGGGTTTCCACGCGGGGGATGCGGATGTCGATCAGCGCGCGCAGGGGGCCGGGGGGCAGGCCTTCGGAGATCGTCAGGTTATGGCCCTTGCTGCCCGCCCAGGGCCCGGCGAGCACGGTGGCCTCGCAGGCGGCGAGCGCCTCGGCGAAAGCGGGTTCGATCAGCGTGACCATGGGCAGCACCACGAGCTTGCGCCCGGCAATGGCTTCGGCTGTGGGCGGCACGATATCGACGCTGATCCCGGCGCGGCGCAGGGCGGCGTAGGCGCGCAAGGCGGTGTCGAAATGGGAGGCGTCCTGCGCGTGGGGCTGGATCTCGGTAATCCACTGGCTGGGATAATCAAACACCAGCGCCACTTCTGCGCGGGCCGGGTCAGAGAGCGGGGCAAGCGCGGTGAGTTCCTCGTGGATCTGCCCGCAGAGCGCATAGCCCTTGTTGGGGGTGCCATCAGGCAGCAGGAGGCCTTCGTGCATCTGCTCCTGCGCGAAAGAAGGCTGCCGCCAGCGGAAGAAGCTGACGACTTCCGCCCCGGCCGCAAAGGCCTCCCAGACCCAGAGACGCCCGGCTTCCGGGTGTGGCGCAGGGTTGTAGCTGCCCCAGTTCAGCGGCCCCGGCGGCTGCTGCTCCATCACCCACCAGCGCCCTGCGGCCGTGCCGTTGCGCAGATCGCCGCAAGCCCGGTAGAGATCGTGGTGGAAGGCGTCAAAATCCGGATGCCCGATCTGCATGTAACGTTTGATCAGTTCCGGATCGCCCAACTCGCGGTCCAGAAAGCCTGTCGGGTAGGCGTCCCATGCGGCGATGTCCAGATCGGCGCTGACGTCGTAATGGTCGAACTCGAAGAACTTGCCCATGAAGTTGTGGCTGATCGGGCG from Pseudoruegeria sp. SHC-113 includes these protein-coding regions:
- a CDS encoding AAA family ATPase; this encodes MFTHEDLSKLQAQSLRMQGFIRQQTYSPEREKTLRRFSSWEVAELIFKVNQSTLRGRLAADPTLPQGYVEEDGRQRWYSLEEINEIRRRLKVSRKSLMPPRPTGKRAIRAAIANFKGGAGKSTVALHFAHAAALDGYRVLCVDFDPQATLSHSMGLTDVAEEYTVWGIMARDLVQETERMNSAARGAESGTALPQRRLPASITGMGLSDLRDADFIKPTNWPTIDLIPSCANAAFVEFASAQYRHLNPEWSFFAAVRRYLDHLPADAYDLVIFDCPPAIGYQSMNAVFAADVLYIPSGPGYWEYDSTTSFIGQLAEALEDLSAFSGPVPAGTGSPEKAFQDIRFLLTRFEPGNDLHRAMRSAFEKVFGERLATHPIEMTRAVEQSGRFLASIYETDYRDMTRETWRRARSSFDQAYEEFRTHMLAAWENLEDEA
- a CDS encoding ParB/RepB/Spo0J family partition protein, producing the protein MSKRRMFDIDFPSGEDETPVPAGTDAPEAKPARRGPMASAISENAEALRQRQQAEAAIQQENTALAEEYVRLKKQGLIVDALPLDQIRSEKLTRDRSASRDPELDELKESIRAIGLSNPIRVEQVEGGYELVQGFRRLSAFRELFEETGDAAYAKIPAGLLPKGEGLDALYRRMVDENLVRRDISFAEMAALAVNYAADPGTDCDSVEEAVARLYASAGRQKRAYIRHFAVLLGAVGERLKFPEAIPRALGLDLEKKLVSDSGQSARLRSRLAAAMATTAEAELEVLRGFLKEAAPKPSRERAGAAEKVKTTFRLSVPAGTVRCSATKGRLELRSERDYSSIDRARLEKALAAFLAALDE
- a CDS encoding TRAP transporter large permease — protein: MTDFQIGLASFGVLLVLIAFRIPLAAAMFGVGLMGTYILAGDMRMVDNQLKTFTYGTFTNYSLSIIPLFLLMSEFATRGGMSTALFRAAEAWLGHRKGGVAMAAIGASAGFGAVCGSSLATASAMGKVALPELRRCGYSGALATGSLAAGGTLGILIPPSIVLVVYAILAEENIEKLFTAALVPGLLAMFGYMLTIAIYTRLVPDWGNTIPKRSLAERCAALVDVWPVMLIFLAVIGGIYTGVFSPTAAAAVGVAGTALVAVANRGLDLAGLRNSLLATAQTSAMIFFIVLAAGFYNSFLSSALVPQTLAGYFLTSGLSPWTILIGMLLLYLVLGTVMDSLAMIFLTVPIFIPIITQLDFGIPPAEVGIWFGILVLMSAEIGLITPPVGMNLFVINALSRDVRIGETCRGALPFVLSDILRIAILVGFPPITLGLVRLFF
- a CDS encoding TRAP transporter small permease, giving the protein MFDRLETALTRFAGGLAVLGGLGLLFATLITCLSILLKLAGRLLDPITGPLGWTGPILGEEELVTYGVGFALFAALPWAMIRRGHIRIDLFEPRFSPGFNRWLDLLADLSLAAIAYLILTRQWFQILRPARRSEETLMTEVMAGNWGVIGERLRDAQESQILGIKLWPTYIVAEACVAAFFVIACFCVLRSARALILKSGAA
- a CDS encoding TRAP transporter substrate-binding protein, translating into MNLKLTLSALALASTAFAAQAQEVTLRVHHFMSAKAPLHSQFLVPFAERIKEASDGRIEVQVFDSMSLGGGPPDLFDQASDGAVDAVLTLPGYTPGRFNHTEVFELPFIMEDSVATSKAFWDLVESDLQDGEFADVKVLAAWVHGPGVIHTAEPVETLEDLAGKDLRGPTRLVTDLLGELGANPVGMPLPAIPENLSKGVINGTVIPWEVTPSIRLAELVTNHTEIGGSKALYTAAFVLAMNWDSYEGLPDDLRAILDAETGKALSATAGEVMVGADAFGRSLAEKAGNTLITLDEAEVSRWIDAAAPVWTRFVERAGGEGIDGDALIEQAQGLIAANQ
- the pcaD gene encoding 3-oxoadipate enol-lactonase — translated: MPAFLDTGTRVLHYALSPGTDAARPIVFANSLGTDFRIWDGVLARLPDGTPTLRYDKSGHGLSQLGAVSIADHAVDLAALMDALGLRDALICGVSVGGLIAQQLAATRPDLVTGLLLSNTGFKIGDDATWNARIATLDKGGLGPMADAILERWFSPDFHTTRAAELEGYRAMLTRTPQAGYRATCEAIRDVDLGASTAQLTCPALCLAGGSDLATPPEVVQALAARLPGAQYHCLKGIGHLPCIEAPEAVARLLTDLSAGLP
- a CDS encoding 3-keto-5-aminohexanoate cleavage protein, encoding MSDPAKTPCIICVAITGSVAQKSDNPAVPITVPEQVESVHESFEAGAAIAHCHVRNDDGSPSSDPEKFAALKEGIEAHCPGMIVQLSTGGRSGAGQARGGMLPLRPDMASLSVGSNNFPTRVYENPPDLVSWLASEMRTYDVKPEIEAFDLSHIFRAQEMAEAGELLGTPYVQFVMGVKNAMPVDREVFDFYIKTVHRLFGTDAPWCAAGIGRHQITLNEWAVAAGGHVRTGLEDNVRLDKATLAPSNAALVKRAVEVCEAHERPVATPQEARSILSLRAA
- the pcaG gene encoding protocatechuate 3,4-dioxygenase subunit alpha; the protein is MAQKLEYLKETASQTAGPYVHIGLAPGAAGFDIYREELGHDITGPNAEGERIRVEGVVTDGMGAPIKDVLLEVWQANAQGHYAHPEGGGAVEEGFRGWGRVITDFDTGVWAFETVKPGASKGRGGALQAPHLNLWLVARGINIGLNTRMYFADEATANAADPVLTLIEWEHRRATLIAARIDGGPLPVYRFDIRLQGEDETVFFDI
- the pcaH gene encoding protocatechuate 3,4-dioxygenase subunit beta encodes the protein MKNTGDYYQRDRSLQPPALTPGYKTSVARSPRYALISLENTVSEITGPRFGHSDIDAGDNDLLSNYAKPGESPIGERIILHGRVLDENAKPVPNTLIEIWQANAGGRYRHKKDTYLAPIDPNFGGCGRTLTDETGHYAFRTVKPGAYPWRNMVNNWRPAHIHVSVFGSGFLQRLITQCYFEGDPLIPICPIVQTIPDAQAIDQLTAKLDLNATVPLDSIAYKFDIILRGRRSTMFENRMEGN